A genomic window from Synechococcus sp. WH 8016 includes:
- the purQ gene encoding phosphoribosylformylglycinamidine synthase subunit PurQ — protein sequence MSIGVVVFPGSNCDRDVRWATQGCLGMQTQYLWHEETDLSGLDAVVLPGGFSYGDYLRCGAIARFAPVLGALIEFANKGGRVLGICNGFQVLTELGLLPGALTRNSGLHFICEDAPLEVVSARTPWLSQFKAGSDIQLPIAHGEGRYQCSEDTLKSLQDSDGIALRYTNNPNGSVADIAGITNPAGNVLGLMPHPERACDPATGGVDGRRLIEALIDPS from the coding sequence ATGAGCATTGGTGTTGTTGTCTTTCCTGGTTCCAATTGCGACCGGGATGTCCGTTGGGCGACGCAGGGATGCCTAGGTATGCAAACCCAATACCTCTGGCATGAGGAGACAGATCTCAGCGGCCTAGACGCTGTGGTGCTGCCGGGAGGTTTCAGTTATGGCGACTACCTGCGCTGCGGCGCAATCGCCAGATTTGCTCCCGTGCTGGGAGCGTTGATCGAATTCGCCAACAAGGGCGGGCGGGTGCTGGGCATCTGCAACGGATTTCAGGTACTCACTGAGCTCGGCTTATTGCCAGGAGCGCTCACCCGCAATAGCGGCCTCCATTTCATCTGCGAAGACGCTCCTCTCGAGGTGGTGAGTGCGCGTACGCCCTGGTTGTCTCAGTTCAAAGCAGGAAGTGACATCCAGCTGCCCATTGCCCATGGAGAGGGCCGTTATCAATGCAGCGAAGACACTCTTAAATCCCTTCAAGACAGTGACGGCATCGCGCTGCGCTACACCAACAATCCCAATGGCTCCGTTGCCGATATTGCCGGAATCACCAATCCAGCTGGCAATGTTCTTGGACTCATGCCTCACCCTGAGCGGGCTTGTGATCCTGCGACAGGGGGCGTTGACGGACGCCGATTAATCGAGGCGCTGATTGATCCATCATGA
- a CDS encoding phosphoribulokinase, with amino-acid sequence MSKRHPVVAVTGSSGAGTSTVKRAFEHIFARENITPAVVEGDSYHRFERMAMKTAMSESLAKGENFSHFGPEANLFDKLEELFRVYGETGGGQKRYYLHSPEEAAEHNARLGVNLDPGQFTPWESIPGGTDVLFYEGLHGGVVGDGYDVASLADLLVGVVPITNLEWIQKIHRDNAERGYSAEAIVDTILRRMPDYINHICPQFSRTDINFQRVPTVDTSNPFICRNIPTPDESFVIIHFRKGAREKWGIDFSYLLSMIHDSFMSSPTSIVVNGGKMGFAMELILTPIIHRMIEEQSKVS; translated from the coding sequence ATGTCGAAGCGTCACCCCGTCGTGGCTGTCACGGGTTCCTCAGGTGCAGGCACCAGCACTGTTAAGAGGGCTTTTGAGCACATCTTCGCTCGGGAGAACATCACTCCTGCAGTGGTGGAGGGCGACAGCTACCACCGCTTCGAGCGGATGGCGATGAAGACCGCCATGTCTGAATCGCTTGCGAAGGGTGAGAATTTCTCCCACTTCGGACCCGAAGCCAACCTCTTCGACAAGCTCGAAGAGCTCTTCCGCGTCTACGGCGAAACGGGTGGAGGTCAGAAGCGTTATTACCTCCACAGTCCAGAAGAGGCTGCTGAGCACAACGCTCGCCTCGGCGTGAACTTGGATCCAGGTCAGTTCACCCCCTGGGAATCCATCCCTGGTGGGACGGACGTGTTGTTCTACGAAGGCCTCCACGGTGGCGTTGTCGGAGACGGCTACGACGTGGCTTCCCTCGCCGATCTGCTGGTGGGTGTTGTTCCGATCACCAACCTTGAGTGGATCCAAAAGATTCACCGTGATAACGCTGAGCGCGGCTATTCAGCCGAAGCGATCGTGGACACGATCCTGCGCCGCATGCCGGATTACATCAATCACATTTGTCCCCAGTTCAGCCGCACGGATATCAACTTCCAGCGGGTGCCCACGGTGGACACCTCCAACCCATTCATCTGTCGCAACATCCCGACGCCAGATGAAAGCTTCGTGATCATTCACTTCCGCAAGGGAGCTCGTGAGAAGTGGGGAATTGACTTCAGCTATCTGCTGAGCATGATTCATGACTCCTTCATGAGCAGTCCCACCAGCATTGTTGTGAATGGAGGAAAGATGGGCTTCGCGATGGAACTCATCTTGACTCCCATCATTCACCGCATGATTGAAGAGCAAAGCAAGGTCTCCTGA
- a CDS encoding Gfo/Idh/MocA family protein yields MALPTSSPSPIGVAIAGLGFGESVHLQALASQADLKAVALWHPRRDRLDQACQEHNLPGYDDWEALLSDSRVQAVIIATPPEPRFALALQALNAGKHLLLEKPVALKAESVAELQRLAIQKRLSVAVDYEYRAVPLFMQAARMLEAGAVGTPWLVKLDWLMSSRADASRPWNWYSQREAGGGVIGALGTHAFDMLAWLIGPIRSVQGLNSVSIKERPHPSGGMAPVDAEDVSLIQMQLDWQGRTDQTVPAQVNLSSVARNGRGCWLEIYGSEGSLTLGSSNQKDYVHGFGLWHTPAGEPTRNIEADVDFVFPTTWSDGRVAPVARIQSWWAQSIRTGTPMVPGLSEGLLSQQACDQSIA; encoded by the coding sequence ATGGCTCTCCCAACCTCAAGCCCATCCCCCATTGGAGTGGCCATTGCGGGTCTCGGCTTTGGTGAATCGGTTCATCTCCAAGCCCTTGCCTCTCAAGCTGATCTCAAGGCGGTAGCGCTCTGGCATCCCCGTCGTGATCGCTTGGATCAGGCCTGTCAGGAGCACAACCTTCCGGGTTATGACGATTGGGAGGCTCTGCTCAGCGACTCTCGCGTGCAGGCCGTGATTATTGCTACCCCTCCGGAGCCACGCTTTGCCTTGGCCCTTCAAGCGCTCAATGCCGGCAAACACTTGTTGCTGGAAAAGCCTGTCGCCCTCAAGGCGGAATCGGTGGCCGAGCTCCAACGCTTGGCCATTCAGAAGCGGCTCAGTGTTGCGGTGGATTATGAATATCGGGCTGTGCCTCTGTTCATGCAGGCCGCCAGGATGTTGGAGGCCGGTGCCGTAGGCACTCCCTGGCTGGTGAAACTCGACTGGTTGATGAGCAGCCGAGCCGATGCCTCACGACCATGGAACTGGTACTCACAACGGGAAGCCGGTGGGGGCGTGATCGGTGCCCTTGGGACCCATGCCTTCGACATGTTGGCCTGGTTGATCGGACCGATTCGATCCGTTCAAGGCCTCAATAGCGTGTCGATCAAGGAGCGCCCTCACCCCAGCGGGGGTATGGCTCCAGTGGATGCCGAAGATGTTTCCCTCATTCAGATGCAGCTGGATTGGCAGGGACGCACGGACCAAACGGTTCCAGCCCAGGTCAACTTGTCGTCTGTGGCGCGCAACGGTCGAGGTTGCTGGCTCGAGATCTACGGATCTGAAGGCAGCCTCACCCTCGGTAGCTCCAACCAAAAAGATTATGTCCATGGCTTTGGGCTGTGGCATACGCCCGCGGGAGAGCCCACACGCAATATTGAAGCGGACGTTGACTTCGTCTTCCCCACCACCTGGAGCGATGGCCGCGTGGCGCCGGTGGCTCGCATCCAGAGCTGGTGGGCTCAAAGTATTCGAACCGGAACCCCTATGGTTCCAGGCCTTTCAGAGGGTCTGCTTAGTCAGCAAGCATGCGATCAATCGATTGCATGA
- a CDS encoding SET domain-containing protein-lysine N-methyltransferase, with amino-acid sequence MSVGYEIKVTPLRGDGIFATKSFQVGETVMIGVIEKVLSANHSHASQVSASQHVQHAGLISKVNHSCNPSCGISLNASGAHDFIAFRVIEKGEEITFDYAMRNYSIDYFPDPCLCGEVTCRVHVNGWKGLSSEKRLEYQGFVAPYLLAMIEQ; translated from the coding sequence TTGTCCGTTGGATATGAAATCAAAGTCACTCCGTTGAGAGGTGATGGGATATTTGCAACAAAGTCTTTCCAGGTTGGTGAAACTGTGATGATTGGGGTGATTGAAAAAGTCTTATCCGCAAATCACTCGCATGCTTCTCAGGTGTCGGCTTCTCAGCATGTTCAGCATGCGGGCTTGATCAGCAAAGTCAATCACTCATGCAATCCTTCCTGTGGTATCTCGCTGAATGCATCTGGAGCGCATGACTTTATTGCGTTTAGGGTTATCGAGAAGGGCGAAGAAATTACCTTTGATTATGCAATGAGGAATTATTCAATCGATTACTTTCCTGACCCTTGTTTATGTGGAGAAGTCACTTGTAGAGTCCATGTGAATGGTTGGAAGGGGTTATCAAGCGAAAAACGGCTTGAATACCAAGGTTTTGTAGCCCCCTATCTCTTGGCCATGATTGAGCAATAG
- the fba gene encoding class II fructose-bisphosphate aldolase (catalyzes the reversible aldol condensation of dihydroxyacetonephosphate and glyceraldehyde 3-phosphate in the Calvin cycle, glycolysis, and/or gluconeogenesis), with the protein MALVPLRLLLDHAAENGYGIPAFNVNNLEQVQSIMEAAHETDSPVILQASRGARTYAGENFLRHLILAAVETYPDIPVVMHQDHGNSPATCFGAAANGFTSVMMDGSLEADAKTPASYDYNVNVTKEVVDVAHAIGVSVEGELGCLGSLETGKGEAEDGHGFEGELSKDQLLTDPAEAADFVAKTKVDALAIAIGTSHGAYKFTRKPTGEVLAISRIAEIHKAIPNTHLVMHGSSSVPQEWLEMINKYGGAIPETYGVPVEEIQEGIRNGVRKVNIDTDNRLAFTAAVREAAMADPANFDPRHFNKPARKYMKQVCLDRYQQFWAAGNASKIKQRDINFYSGLYAKGTLDPKTAVAA; encoded by the coding sequence ATGGCGCTCGTTCCGCTTCGACTTCTGCTCGACCATGCCGCGGAAAACGGCTACGGCATCCCTGCTTTTAACGTCAACAATCTTGAGCAGGTGCAGTCGATCATGGAGGCGGCTCACGAGACTGACTCTCCTGTGATCCTCCAGGCTTCCCGTGGGGCTCGCACCTATGCAGGTGAGAATTTCCTGCGTCACCTGATCCTGGCTGCTGTTGAGACCTATCCCGACATTCCCGTCGTGATGCATCAGGACCACGGCAATAGCCCTGCAACTTGCTTCGGAGCAGCCGCCAATGGCTTCACCTCCGTGATGATGGACGGCTCCCTCGAGGCCGATGCCAAGACGCCTGCGAGTTACGACTACAACGTCAACGTCACGAAGGAAGTCGTGGACGTTGCCCATGCCATCGGCGTGAGTGTTGAAGGTGAATTGGGTTGCCTCGGCTCCCTTGAAACTGGCAAAGGCGAAGCCGAGGACGGACACGGTTTTGAAGGTGAGCTTTCCAAGGATCAGCTGCTAACCGATCCAGCTGAGGCTGCCGACTTTGTGGCCAAAACCAAGGTGGATGCCTTGGCGATCGCCATCGGTACAAGCCACGGTGCTTACAAGTTCACCCGCAAGCCCACGGGTGAAGTGCTCGCGATCAGCCGTATTGCTGAAATCCACAAGGCCATCCCCAACACTCACCTGGTGATGCACGGCTCCTCCTCCGTTCCCCAGGAATGGTTGGAAATGATCAACAAGTACGGCGGTGCGATTCCTGAGACCTACGGCGTTCCCGTGGAAGAAATTCAGGAAGGGATCCGTAACGGTGTTCGCAAAGTGAACATCGATACCGACAACCGTTTGGCCTTCACCGCGGCTGTGCGTGAAGCTGCGATGGCTGATCCTGCCAACTTCGATCCCCGTCACTTCAACAAGCCGGCTCGTAAGTACATGAAGCAGGTTTGTTTGGATCGCTACCAGCAGTTCTGGGCTGCCGGTAATGCCAGCAAGATCAAGCAGCGCGACATCAACTTTTACTCCGGCCTTTATGCAAAAGGCACCCTTGACCCCAAGACAGCAGTTGCTGCCTGA
- a CDS encoding A24 family peptidase, which translates to MLVVGGACVGSFANVVAWRLPRQESVVWPGSHCPKCGQAVRWHDNVPVLGWVWLRGRCRDCHQGISGRYPLVELISALLWLSALWGHGLLAASDQLGLALLNVLAGIVLISVLLPLVLIDIDHLWLPEPLCRIGVLLGLAFTGALYLVIPGPEASAVLLNHLLAASAGLLALEGLSALAERMLGQPALGLGDAKLAAVSGAWLGLGGVLVSLAIAVFSGALFGTIGRLSGRLGPRQPFPFGPFIALGIWLTWIGGAEWWGQQWFGLFGGI; encoded by the coding sequence ATGCTTGTGGTGGGTGGAGCCTGTGTGGGGAGCTTCGCCAATGTGGTGGCCTGGCGGTTGCCGCGCCAAGAATCAGTGGTTTGGCCTGGTAGTCACTGTCCGAAGTGTGGTCAGGCGGTGCGCTGGCACGACAATGTGCCGGTGCTGGGCTGGGTGTGGCTTCGGGGCCGTTGTCGCGATTGCCATCAGGGCATCTCGGGCCGTTATCCATTGGTGGAACTCATCAGCGCCCTTCTTTGGTTGAGCGCGTTGTGGGGCCATGGATTGCTTGCCGCGTCTGATCAATTAGGCCTGGCCTTGCTCAATGTGTTGGCGGGGATTGTTCTGATCAGCGTGCTTTTGCCCCTGGTGTTGATTGATATTGATCATCTCTGGCTGCCCGAACCTCTTTGCAGAATCGGGGTGTTGCTCGGCCTTGCCTTCACGGGTGCTCTGTATCTGGTCATTCCAGGGCCGGAAGCGAGTGCCGTGCTCCTCAATCATCTGTTGGCGGCTTCCGCAGGATTGCTGGCGCTGGAAGGATTAAGTGCTCTTGCTGAGCGCATGCTGGGACAACCTGCGCTCGGACTTGGTGATGCCAAATTGGCAGCTGTCTCAGGCGCTTGGCTCGGCTTGGGCGGTGTCTTGGTTTCTTTGGCAATCGCCGTTTTTAGCGGTGCCTTGTTTGGCACGATTGGACGTCTGTCTGGACGGTTAGGGCCGAGACAGCCATTCCCCTTTGGCCCCTTTATTGCCCTTGGAATCTGGCTGACCTGGATCGGAGGTGCTGAGTGGTGGGGTCAGCAATGGTTCGGCTTGTTTGGGGGCATTTAA
- a CDS encoding LD-carboxypeptidase has translation MRRRSFLMLGIPAALAMAVPFSANGLAASTQKKAFLNPLRRGSRLRAVNAGTWIDPDTDFGLLVQRCEAEGWTLEIPESVRRQWQWFSGTDQQRADDLERAWNNPSLDGLIYVGAGWGGARVLEVGFRFPKRPLWTLGFSDTSSILLAQWSAGLHGAIHGSTTGPDQQWERTVHLLKGEPVAPLQGRAVRPGVASGPLVVTNLTVATHLIGTPWLPDLRGSILVLEDVGEAPYRVDRMLTQWRSSGLLRGLAGVATGRFSWKGEVEPGDFSMDGILEERLSDLGIPLVMNLPLGHGLPNMALPLGAAATLDANRGTLQLNPERTHR, from the coding sequence ATGCGTCGTCGATCATTTTTAATGTTGGGAATCCCGGCGGCCTTGGCGATGGCCGTTCCATTTTCTGCAAATGGATTGGCGGCATCGACCCAAAAAAAGGCCTTCCTAAATCCTTTAAGAAGGGGCTCAAGGCTTCGGGCGGTCAATGCCGGAACTTGGATCGATCCTGATACTGATTTTGGCCTCCTCGTGCAGCGTTGTGAGGCTGAAGGCTGGACGCTTGAGATCCCAGAATCAGTGAGGCGTCAATGGCAATGGTTTTCAGGCACCGATCAACAGCGAGCCGATGATCTTGAGCGCGCTTGGAACAATCCTTCGCTGGATGGTCTGATTTATGTCGGTGCTGGCTGGGGAGGCGCCAGGGTTTTAGAAGTTGGCTTCCGCTTTCCCAAGCGACCGCTCTGGACCTTGGGATTTTCTGACACAAGCTCGATTCTGCTGGCGCAATGGTCGGCGGGTTTGCATGGCGCCATCCATGGATCCACAACTGGACCGGACCAACAGTGGGAGCGAACGGTCCATCTCCTGAAGGGAGAACCGGTCGCTCCACTGCAAGGCCGTGCCGTACGACCCGGGGTGGCCAGTGGTCCGCTCGTGGTGACCAATCTCACGGTCGCAACCCATTTGATTGGCACACCCTGGTTGCCTGATCTGCGTGGATCCATCCTGGTGCTGGAGGATGTGGGAGAAGCTCCCTACAGAGTGGATCGCATGCTCACGCAGTGGCGCAGCTCTGGGCTGCTTCGTGGCCTTGCCGGCGTGGCTACGGGACGGTTCAGCTGGAAAGGGGAGGTGGAGCCAGGTGATTTCTCCATGGATGGGATCCTCGAGGAGCGGCTCTCTGATCTAGGCATCCCCTTGGTCATGAATTTGCCCCTTGGGCATGGACTTCCCAACATGGCTCTCCCCCTTGGTGCAGCAGCCACGCTCGACGCAAACCGAGGAACGCTGCAACTGAATCCTGAGCGCACCCATCGATAG
- the purS gene encoding phosphoribosylformylglycinamidine synthase subunit PurS, with the protein MPRYQARVLVHLRPSVLDPAGEATRSAASRLGVEGVERLRIGKAVELELEASDEADARQQVELLSDRLLANPVIENWTMELKLS; encoded by the coding sequence GTGCCGCGTTATCAAGCTCGTGTCCTGGTGCATCTGCGCCCTTCTGTTCTAGATCCAGCCGGTGAGGCCACCCGTTCAGCCGCCAGCCGATTAGGGGTGGAAGGCGTCGAGCGGCTCCGCATCGGCAAGGCTGTCGAGCTGGAGCTAGAGGCATCGGATGAAGCGGATGCACGCCAACAGGTTGAACTCTTGAGCGATCGACTCCTCGCCAATCCTGTGATTGAGAACTGGACCATGGAGCTCAAGTTGTCATGA
- a CDS encoding L,D-transpeptidase, with protein MPRSMPFQRLASRATPSLMLFSAVCVGLGISAPSWANDFVLNSSEPVEVSSRLLAILEPPVAIPDPEPQLVLGRTKRQIRSTGDPIWDLRLEIPGEPARHFDAVSGRAHRQNADRDQMGSKAPLPTGSYTLGPVEPLADGAYPELGPVWIGIEPTFTTGRRVLGIHQDPSAGLNGNSGTLGCIGLIRKHDMLELSQLIKGRDVRLLVVED; from the coding sequence ATGCCTCGGTCTATGCCCTTTCAGCGGCTGGCGAGCAGGGCCACTCCTTCCCTGATGCTCTTCAGTGCTGTCTGCGTAGGTCTTGGGATCAGTGCTCCGAGTTGGGCCAACGACTTTGTGCTGAACAGCTCCGAACCTGTTGAGGTGAGTTCAAGGCTGCTGGCGATTTTGGAGCCTCCTGTCGCCATACCGGATCCTGAGCCTCAGCTCGTTCTTGGCCGCACCAAGAGACAGATTCGCTCCACAGGCGATCCCATCTGGGATTTAAGGCTTGAGATTCCGGGGGAACCGGCGCGTCATTTCGATGCAGTGAGCGGACGTGCCCATCGCCAGAACGCGGACCGTGATCAGATGGGCAGTAAGGCTCCCCTGCCAACGGGGAGCTACACCCTCGGACCAGTGGAACCCTTGGCCGATGGTGCTTATCCAGAATTAGGCCCCGTTTGGATTGGCATTGAACCAACCTTCACCACGGGCCGAAGGGTGCTCGGGATTCATCAAGACCCCAGCGCAGGGCTCAATGGAAACAGCGGAACCTTGGGATGTATTGGGCTGATTCGTAAACACGACATGTTGGAACTGTCTCAGCTAATCAAAGGCCGTGATGTGCGTTTATTGGTTGTTGAAGACTGA
- the accD gene encoding acetyl-CoA carboxylase, carboxyltransferase subunit beta, with amino-acid sequence MSLFDWFADRRKGQYVGKVNQEPDEGDGLWSKCPECGQVVYRKDLLSNASVCSNCGYHHRIDSTERIAVLVDPNSFVAMDQELQPTDPLGFKDRRAYADRLRETQASTGLRDGVVTGLCEVEGIPMALAVMDFRFMGGSMGSVVGEKITRLVEEATAKKLPLLIVCASGGARMQEGMLSLMQMAKISGALERHREAGVLYMPLLTHPTTGGVTASFAMLGDLILAEPKALIGFAGRRVIEQTLREKLPDNFQTAEYLQDHGFVDSIVPRTQLRSTLASLLRLHGCESRVPSS; translated from the coding sequence ATGAGCCTCTTCGACTGGTTCGCTGATCGCCGTAAGGGTCAGTACGTCGGCAAGGTGAATCAAGAACCGGATGAAGGGGATGGCCTTTGGAGCAAGTGCCCAGAGTGCGGTCAGGTGGTGTACCGCAAGGATCTGCTGAGCAACGCCAGTGTTTGCAGCAACTGTGGCTATCACCATCGCATCGATAGCACCGAGCGCATTGCGGTGTTGGTGGATCCCAACAGCTTCGTGGCGATGGATCAAGAGCTGCAACCCACGGATCCATTGGGTTTTAAAGACCGCAGGGCCTATGCGGATCGACTTCGCGAAACCCAGGCCAGCACAGGGCTTCGAGACGGTGTTGTCACTGGGCTTTGTGAGGTTGAGGGGATTCCGATGGCCCTTGCCGTGATGGATTTCCGTTTTATGGGCGGTTCGATGGGGTCGGTGGTTGGTGAAAAGATCACTCGCTTGGTGGAAGAAGCAACCGCCAAAAAGCTGCCGCTTCTGATTGTGTGTGCATCAGGTGGAGCGAGGATGCAGGAGGGCATGCTCAGCCTCATGCAGATGGCCAAAATTTCTGGTGCGTTGGAACGCCATCGTGAGGCGGGTGTGTTGTACATGCCACTGCTCACCCACCCCACCACAGGTGGCGTTACAGCCAGTTTTGCGATGCTTGGTGATTTAATTTTGGCGGAGCCAAAAGCTCTCATTGGCTTTGCTGGGCGGCGCGTCATTGAACAGACCTTGCGCGAAAAGTTGCCGGATAATTTTCAAACCGCTGAGTATCTACAAGACCACGGATTTGTGGATTCGATTGTTCCGCGAACGCAATTGCGCTCCACTCTGGCGAGTCTGCTCAGATTGCATGGCTGTGAATCTCGGGTCCCCAGCTCATGA
- a CDS encoding isoprenylcysteine carboxylmethyltransferase family protein, with product MEKKGLPLKEPGQQVDWRESFQGWGLSWIGLLNNQKGEWWLLAQVVLICAHILPSWSPELLDAWSWPAWLHVSGLMLFVVGLGLALQGFLALGPSLSPLPDPKPNAALITSGVYGRCRHPLYRAVVICSVGVVLAKGSLLHLALFLLLVALLNSKAHREEKRLCAIHPDYLIYRSNTPAILPRIPGLDWRKG from the coding sequence ATGGAAAAAAAGGGTCTTCCGCTCAAGGAGCCAGGGCAACAGGTTGATTGGCGTGAGAGCTTTCAGGGTTGGGGGCTGAGCTGGATTGGATTGCTCAACAATCAAAAGGGGGAGTGGTGGTTGCTGGCTCAAGTGGTCTTGATCTGTGCTCACATCCTTCCGAGCTGGTCCCCTGAGCTTCTCGATGCCTGGAGTTGGCCTGCATGGCTTCATGTCAGCGGGTTGATGCTGTTTGTTGTTGGGCTTGGCCTGGCTCTGCAGGGTTTCTTGGCGTTAGGCCCCAGCCTTTCTCCATTGCCGGATCCCAAGCCCAATGCAGCTTTAATCACGTCTGGGGTGTACGGCCGTTGCCGGCACCCTCTCTATCGCGCTGTTGTGATCTGCTCTGTTGGTGTCGTGCTTGCGAAGGGAAGCCTGCTTCACCTGGCGCTGTTTTTGCTGTTGGTTGCGCTGCTCAACAGCAAGGCCCACCGCGAAGAAAAGCGGCTTTGTGCCATCCATCCCGACTACTTGATCTATCGCTCCAATACGCCAGCAATTCTGCCCCGCATTCCTGGCTTGGATTGGCGCAAGGGCTAG
- the cobW gene encoding cobalamin biosynthesis protein CobW, giving the protein MSERLPVTVITGFLGAGKTTLLRHLLINSGQRLAVMVNEFGTVGLDGDLIRSCGFCPEDEIDGRLVELNNGCLCCTVQDDFLPTMETLLARADQLDGIVVETSGLALPRPLLQALEWPAIRARVHVNGVVTVVDGEALNNGSPVGDPEALERQRQEDPSLDHLTAIDELFADQLQSADLVLVSRSDCLEPNELDQIQQSLAPKLRSGTSVIPMTRGQVEPSLLLGVERETSAEHEHEHEHEHEHEHEHEHAHDHHDHTHLDVVGGNVRFEGVIQRADFERILPPFVTEHQVVRLKGRVWLPGKSLPLQVQMVGPRLETWFEAAPDQAWTPQNQSGVDLVVIGFDPKASEKLTTLLLQASQ; this is encoded by the coding sequence ATGTCTGAACGCCTTCCAGTCACGGTGATTACCGGCTTTCTCGGAGCCGGGAAAACAACGTTGTTGCGCCATTTATTGATCAACAGCGGCCAACGCCTTGCGGTGATGGTCAACGAATTTGGAACCGTGGGCCTGGATGGCGATCTCATCCGAAGTTGCGGCTTCTGCCCAGAAGATGAAATCGATGGGCGTCTTGTCGAGCTGAACAACGGCTGTCTGTGCTGCACAGTGCAGGACGATTTTCTACCGACGATGGAAACGCTGCTCGCTCGCGCTGATCAGCTCGATGGAATCGTTGTTGAAACCAGTGGTTTGGCGCTTCCCAGGCCCTTGTTGCAGGCCCTCGAATGGCCCGCGATCCGGGCTCGTGTTCACGTGAATGGCGTGGTGACTGTTGTGGATGGGGAAGCCCTGAACAACGGAAGCCCCGTGGGAGATCCTGAGGCCTTGGAGCGGCAACGACAGGAAGACCCAAGCCTGGACCACCTCACCGCCATTGATGAGTTGTTCGCTGATCAACTTCAATCCGCTGACCTGGTGTTGGTCAGTCGTTCTGATTGCTTAGAGCCCAACGAACTGGACCAGATTCAGCAATCGCTTGCCCCCAAACTACGATCCGGTACATCGGTGATCCCGATGACTCGCGGGCAAGTGGAGCCGAGTTTGCTTCTGGGAGTCGAGCGTGAGACGTCTGCCGAACATGAACATGAACATGAACATGAACATGAACATGAACATGAACATGAACATGCGCATGATCATCACGATCACACGCACTTGGATGTGGTGGGCGGAAATGTTCGTTTCGAGGGCGTCATTCAACGTGCGGACTTTGAACGCATCCTTCCTCCCTTTGTGACTGAGCATCAGGTCGTGCGCCTGAAGGGACGGGTCTGGTTGCCTGGCAAATCCCTTCCTTTGCAAGTCCAAATGGTTGGTCCCCGCTTAGAAACTTGGTTTGAAGCCGCTCCGGATCAAGCCTGGACTCCCCAAAATCAATCTGGCGTGGATCTGGTTGTGATCGGATTTGATCCAAAGGCCTCTGAAAAACTCACAACTCTCCTGCTTCAGGCGAGTCAATAA